A section of the Humulus lupulus chromosome 2, drHumLupu1.1, whole genome shotgun sequence genome encodes:
- the LOC133814218 gene encoding uncharacterized protein LOC133814218 — translation MQFRTELSNCFDQGNEPHIFELLESLIAQHQGNDSISAYFTKLKEIWDEIHELRPHIPFTFAIESDHFDFQNLEQVLPFLTGFNESFHVVHAQLLLIDPLPSLSKVFSFIAQEEHQRKLRPSHITNLIATSTSNPNLASSKKQKDEVHLFNCEKLGHLKDKCYFFMDFLRGMVTNGSLNLLLDHLRIKLLPLHPIVSIHENHSSIQKLIALPSQQI, via the exons ATGCAATTCAGA ACCGAGTTAAGCAATTGCTTCGACCAAGGTAATGAACCTCACATCTTTGAGCTCTTAGAATCTCTGATTGCTCAACATCAAGGCAATGATTCCATTAGTGCATACTTCACAAAACTCAAAGAAATTTGGGATGAAATTCATGAACTCCGACCTCACATTCCTTTCACCTTTGCTATTGAATCCGATCATTTTGATTTTCAAAATCTTGAACAAGTTCTACCATTTCTTACTGGTTTTAATGAGTCATTTCATGTTGTTCATGCCCAACTGTTACTCATCGATCCTCTTCCCTCTCTTTCAAAGGTTTTCTCATTCATTGCACAAGAAGAGCATCAAAGAAAGCTTCGCCCTTCCCACATTACCAATCTGATTGCAACCTCTACTTCTAACCCCAACCTTGCATcttcaaaaaaacaaaaagatgAGGTTCACTTGTTCAACTGCGAAAAACTAGGCCATCTTAAAGACAAGTGCTACTTTTTTATGGATTTCCTCCGAGGTATGGTGACAAATGGCAGCTTGAATCTTCTACTAGACCATCTGCGAATCAAGCTACTACCTCTTCATCCAATTGTCTCAATTCATGAGAATCATTCTTCAATTCAGAAACTTATTGCTTTACCCAGCCAACAAATTTAG
- the LOC133817766 gene encoding receptor-like protein 7 has translation MEYCSSWLMVFLCLVLLLSQSLSLSSIPSSSMLCHPAESFALLQFNNSFSINPKFFEDVLDDIMHPKTVFWKNGTDCCSWDGVLCDSISSHVIALNLSTSCLQGPLHSNNTLFSLSHLQTLILDNNDFYGSQIPPEFGNFANLKKLSLDNANFSGCVPIEISHLSKLSYLSFSSSSITRQKYVYLETFVLKRMLQNFTKIKHLSLSDVAMSDVELVTSFVNVSYSLMLLDLYQCGLQGRFPENVFRLPHLHHLDLGYNYDLTGSLPTFNWRSPLRYLDLSQSRIFIDLSYLCTSSMSLEKLYLQNCSFKVSSYPKMWTNLTQLENLTDLSLSDNNFGSQIRQSFPNLQHLNYLDLSGNNFVGNISEISKTNSTQILLRKLDTLFLSNNLLTGSIPSWIYSLPFLFYLRLDGNNLTGPIKEFQSKSLEHLYLGSNKLSGRIPSSLFQHENIASLDISSNNLDGILELNTFSMLKNLEELDLSFNNFTVSSNKYVNDSSFPQLHSLSLASCNISAFPYFLKSMKSLKNLQLSHNQIHGRIPEWLWNQTSSLNYMNISHNSLTHVERISLKSLTYLDLRSNMIQGDLPIVPISLRFFFISNNQLSGEIPSAYCNLRELIILDFSSNNIHGKIPPCIGNNFTLVLDLHMNNLSGEIPHEFGNLIHMRSLHLSENQLEGPLPQSLRNCTNLTVLDVGNNKINDIFPHWLEELPSLQVLVLKSNKFHGSIGVPKVKSPFHKLQILDLSNNEFGGLLPTKHFEGFMAMMDGHTRSNLTHIGSYYYQDSVIVDMKGFERLLEKIISIFITIDFSRNNFEGEIPKSIGMLKSLKGLNFSQNKLNGSIPLSLINLSNLEWFDLSSNELVGEIPDKMTDLTQLSYLNLSHNNLVGSIPRGNQFDTFNNDSYSGNNELCGPPLSKLCNNDKAKQSEDDHGEHANHGIFDWKIVMMGYGCGMIIGISIGYIVLFTTRSHFWIKKMVGDEIRGRHGRRHKTDAHLRRS, from the coding sequence ATGGAATACTGCTCATCATGGTTGATGGTTTTCCTTTGCCTTGTACtacttctttctcaatctttgaGCCTTTCATCTATTCCTTCATCTTCTATGTTGTGTCATCCTGCTGAGAGCTTTGCTTTGCTCCAATTCAACAACTCCTTTTCCATCAATCCAAAGTTCTTCGAAGATGTCCTCGATGATATTATGCATCCAAAGACGGTCTTTTGGAAGAATGGTACGGACTGTTGTTCATGGGATGGAGTGTTGTGTGATAGTATTTCAAGTCATGTAATTGCCCTTAACTTGAGTACTAGCTGTCTTCAAGGTCCTCTTCACTCCAACAACACTCTTTTCTCACTCAGCCATCTCCAAACTTTAATCCTTGACAACAATGATTTCTATGGCTCTCAAATTCCTCCTGAATTTGGAAATTTTGCCAACTTGAAAAAGCTTAGCCTCGATAATGCAAATTTTTCGGGTTGTGTCCCCATCGAAATATCTCACCTATCTAAATTGTCttatctttctttttcttccagCTCAATTACTCGGCAGAAATATGTTTATTTAGAGACTTTTGTCTTAAAAAGAATGCTTCAAAActttacgaaaattaaacatcTTTCCCTGAGTGATGTCGCCATGTCTGATGTCGAACTAGTTACTTCCTTTGTGAATGTATCTTATTCTTTGATGCTTCTTGATCTCTATCAATGTGGATTGCAAGGAAGATTCCCAGAAAATGTCTTTCGCTTACCGCATCTCCATCACCTTGATTTAGGGTACAATTATGATCTGACAGGTTCTCTACCCACATTTAATTGGAGAAGTCCACTCAGGTACTTAGATCTTTCTCAGTCTAGAATCTTTATAGATTTATCGTACTTGTGTACAAGTTCCATGTCTTTGGAGAAACTTTATCTCCAAAATTGCAGTTTTAAAGTATCATCATATCCTAAAATGTGGACTAACCTCACTCAATTAGAAAACCTCACTGATTTAAGCTTGAGTGACAATAACTTTGGCAGTCAAATTCGACAGAGTTTTCCAAATCTACAGCATCTCAATTATTTGGATCTTTCTGGCAATAATTTTGTTGGCAATATTTCTGAAATTTCGAAAACAAATTCCACCCAAATTTTACTCAGGAAATTAGATACCCTCTTTTTGAGTAATAACTTGCTCACTGGATCAATACCTTCTTGGATCTATTCTCTTCCATTTTTGTTCTATTTACGCTTGGACGGTAACAACTTAACAGGCCCAATAAAAGAATTCCAATCAAAATCTCTTGAACATCTTTATTTGGGTTCCAATAAATTGAGTGGCCGAATTCCAAGCTCATTATTTCAACATGAGAATATTGCAAGTCTAGATATCTCATCTAATAATTTGGATGGTATTCTAGAGTTAAACACATTTTCAATGTTGAAAAATTTAGAGGAGCTCGACCTTTCTTTTAACAATTTCACTGTGAGCTCAAATAAATATGTCAATGATAGTTCTTTTCCACAACTTCACTCTTTGAGTTTGGCTTCATGCAATATTAGTGCCTTTCCATACTTTTTAAAAAGTATGAAAAGTCTAAAGAACCTACAACTTTCCCACAATCAAATCCATGGCAGGATTCCTGAATGGTTATGGAATCAGACAAGTTCATTAAATTACATGAACATTTCTCACAATTCTTTGACACATGTAGAGCGAATTTCACTAAAAAGCTTAACCTATTTAGATCTTCGCTCTAACATGATTCAAGGGGATCTTCCAATTGTCCCCATTTCCTTGAGGTTTTTTTTTATCTCAAACAATCAACTATCTGGAGAGATACCCTCAGCATATTGCAATTTGAGGGAGTTGATAATCCTTGATTTCTCTAGTAATAATATTCATGGAAAAATTCCTCCATGCATTGGAAATAACTTCACTCTTGTATTGGATCTGCATATGAATAATTTAAGTGGAGAAATCCCTCATGAGTTCGGAAACTTAATTCATATGAGGAGTTTACACCTTAGTGAAAATCAACTAGAAGGACCCCTACCACAGTCATTGCGCAATTGCACAAATTTGACAGTTTTAGATGTGGGTAACAACAAGATAAATGATATCTTCCCTCACTGGTTGGAAGAGCTTCCATCACTTCAGGTTCTTGTTTTGAAATCCAATAAATTTCATGGTTCCATAGGAGTGCCTAAGGTTAAATCTCCATTTCACAAGTTGCAAATCTTAGATCTCTCTAATAATGAATTCGGCGGCCTTCTACCAACAAAGCATTTTGAAGGTTTCATGGCAATGATGGATGGACATACAAGGAGTAACTTGACACACATAGGAAGTTACTATTACCAAGATTCTGTGATTGTTGATATGAAAGGTTTTGAGCGTTTACTGGAAAAAATCATAAGTATTTTCATAACAATCGATTTCTCAAGAAATAACTTTGAAGGGGAGATTCCAAAATCGATTGGGATGTTAAAATCACTTAAAGGGCTCAATTTTtctcaaaataaattaaatggttcTATTCCATTGTCGCTGATAAATTTAAGTAATCTTGAATGGTTTGATCTTTCTTCAAATGAGCTAGTAGGAGAGATTCCCGACAAAATGACAGATTTGACACAACTTTCTTACTTAAACCTTTCGCATAACAATTTAGTGGGATCAATACCTCGTGGAAACCAATTTGATACATTCAACAATGATTCATATAGTGGAAACAATGAATTATGTGGGCCTCCATTATCTAAATTATGCAACAATGACAAGGCAAAACAAAGTGAGGATGATCATGGTGAACATGCAAATCATGGAATATTTGACTGGAAGATTGTGATGATGGGATATGGATGTGGAATGATAATCGGAATATCTATTGGATATATAGTGCTTTTTACTACAAGGTCTCACTTTTGGATTAAGAAAATGGTTGGAGATGAAATAAGAGGAAGACATGGAAGACGTCATAAAACAGATGCTCACCTCAGAAGGAGCTAG